From Mycolicibacterium cosmeticum, a single genomic window includes:
- a CDS encoding zinc-dependent dehydrogenase, protein MKALRYYAPEDVRLEDVPEPQCGPDEVKIRVRNCSTCGTDVKILHNGHQNLTPPRTLGHEVAGEIVEVGANVNATYGSQWQVGDRVQVIAAVPCGECHECRKGWMAVCQNQTSIGYQYDGGFAEYMIVPRQVLKVDGLNRIPDNVGYDEASAAEPFACAINAQDLLGIEEGDTVVVFGAGPIGCMHIRIARGVHKCGPVYLVDVNAARLQMSADAVSPDEVINGAEVDVVERVMELTGGRGADVVITATAANITQEQAIAMAARNGRISFFGGLPKTNPTITCDSNVVHYRQLHIHGANGSAPIHNKRALQYISTGQVPVKDLITRHIPIDNVLDAFDIVQKGEAIKVTVEPSTVAVGAAG, encoded by the coding sequence ATGAAAGCCCTGCGTTACTACGCGCCTGAGGACGTCCGCCTGGAGGACGTGCCGGAGCCGCAATGCGGGCCCGACGAGGTCAAGATCCGGGTGCGCAACTGCTCCACCTGCGGCACCGACGTCAAGATCCTGCACAACGGTCACCAGAACCTGACGCCGCCGCGCACCCTCGGCCATGAGGTGGCCGGTGAGATCGTCGAGGTCGGTGCCAACGTGAACGCGACCTACGGCAGCCAGTGGCAGGTCGGCGACCGGGTACAGGTCATCGCCGCCGTGCCGTGCGGTGAATGCCATGAGTGCCGCAAGGGCTGGATGGCGGTGTGCCAGAACCAGACATCGATCGGCTACCAGTACGACGGTGGGTTCGCCGAATACATGATCGTGCCGCGTCAGGTGCTCAAAGTCGATGGGCTGAACCGGATCCCGGACAACGTCGGCTACGACGAGGCCTCGGCCGCCGAGCCGTTCGCCTGCGCCATCAACGCCCAGGACCTGCTCGGCATCGAAGAGGGCGACACCGTCGTGGTGTTCGGCGCGGGGCCGATCGGCTGCATGCACATCCGCATCGCCCGCGGTGTGCACAAGTGCGGACCCGTGTACCTGGTCGACGTCAACGCCGCCCGACTGCAGATGTCTGCCGACGCGGTGTCCCCGGACGAGGTGATCAACGGTGCCGAGGTCGACGTGGTCGAGCGGGTGATGGAGCTGACCGGCGGGCGCGGCGCCGACGTCGTCATCACCGCCACCGCCGCCAACATCACCCAGGAACAGGCCATCGCGATGGCGGCCCGCAACGGCCGGATCTCGTTCTTCGGCGGCCTGCCGAAGACCAACCCGACCATCACCTGCGATTCCAACGTCGTGCACTACCGCCAGTTGCACATCCACGGCGCCAACGGATCGGCACCGATCCACAACAAGCGCGCGCTGCAGTACATCTCGACCGGCCAGGTTCCGGTCAAGGACCTCATCACCCGGCACATCCCCATCGACAACGTCCTGGATGCCTTCGACATCGTGCAGAAGGGTGAGGCCATCAAGGTGACGGTCGAGCCGAGCACGGTCGCCGTCGGCGCCGCCGGTTAG
- a CDS encoding GGDEF domain-containing protein, which produces MLLDAKSRRAVGRALSQWWTTPVDYDGQVEYFAERSLTGLIQLLIGAAAAAVGGVVVMGQLSDTAAQPLYARVVALAFAACTFAGALAWWLAPWPSRRMSRVCIVCFDVGVVAVSLVNIRALSGIFALSALILVSFYIVFFDGPKIIVLHGLWSVLAMVALAITIGAQVHGDLFLVLARAIAGTTLAFAPAAAQFAIWVLRTDANEATTDPLTGLLNRRGLSIHVDGLVRRAVKGERTVLVAVIDLDRFKGVNDAFGHAAGDEVLVRTARRLESVVTSSALVARVGGEEFVVVDIVRSGDGASMGEKLRAALADHTDRAVTASIGVTGISAATFAGGDDPVGLLGHLIARADSAMFAAKRDGGDKSVYVAQV; this is translated from the coding sequence TTGCTGCTAGATGCCAAGTCCCGTCGTGCCGTTGGCCGTGCGTTGTCGCAGTGGTGGACCACGCCCGTCGACTACGACGGCCAGGTCGAGTACTTCGCCGAGCGGTCGCTGACCGGACTGATCCAGTTGCTGATCGGCGCCGCCGCGGCGGCGGTGGGCGGCGTGGTGGTCATGGGCCAACTGTCGGACACCGCGGCGCAGCCGCTGTACGCGCGCGTCGTCGCACTGGCCTTCGCGGCCTGCACCTTCGCCGGTGCGCTGGCCTGGTGGCTGGCGCCGTGGCCGTCACGGCGCATGTCCCGGGTCTGCATCGTCTGCTTCGACGTGGGGGTGGTGGCGGTGTCCCTGGTCAACATCCGGGCCCTGTCGGGCATCTTCGCGCTGAGCGCGCTGATTTTGGTGTCGTTCTACATCGTCTTCTTCGATGGGCCCAAAATCATTGTGCTGCACGGTCTCTGGTCTGTACTGGCCATGGTGGCGCTCGCCATCACGATCGGTGCGCAAGTGCACGGCGATCTGTTCCTGGTACTGGCCCGGGCGATTGCCGGCACCACGCTCGCCTTCGCACCCGCGGCAGCCCAGTTCGCGATCTGGGTGCTGCGCACCGATGCCAACGAGGCGACCACCGACCCGCTGACCGGGTTGCTCAACCGGCGCGGCCTGTCCATCCACGTCGACGGGCTGGTGCGCCGCGCGGTCAAGGGTGAGCGCACCGTGCTGGTGGCCGTCATCGATCTGGACCGGTTCAAAGGCGTCAACGACGCCTTCGGGCACGCGGCCGGCGACGAGGTTCTGGTCCGCACCGCCCGCCGGTTGGAATCCGTGGTCACCAGCAGCGCCCTGGTGGCCAGGGTCGGCGGTGAAGAGTTCGTCGTCGTCGACATCGTCAGGTCGGGCGATGGTGCGTCGATGGGGGAGAAACTGCGTGCGGCGCTGGCCGATCACACCGATCGCGCGGTGACCGCCAGCATCGGGGTGACCGGCATCTCGGCGGCCACCTTCGCCGGCGGCGACGACCCGGTCGGGTTGCTGGGCCACCTCATCGCTCGTGCCGACAGCGCGATGTTCGCGGCGAAACGGGACGGCGGTGACAAGTCGGTGTATGTGGCTCAAGTCTGA